A stretch of the Pseudomonas sp. ACM7 genome encodes the following:
- a CDS encoding type II toxin-antitoxin system MqsR family toxin has protein sequence MEKSTPHYDLAVIKAEVVRLGRKAFTRRAVESGSYMGFNVRQMIEVICALERRMLFKSITTYVDHRVWQDVYHTTFHGLEIYIKVSYRPGG, from the coding sequence ATGGAAAAGAGCACACCCCATTACGACTTGGCGGTGATCAAGGCTGAGGTGGTCAGGCTGGGTAGAAAGGCATTCACCCGACGGGCTGTGGAATCGGGCAGCTACATGGGTTTCAACGTCCGGCAAATGATTGAGGTGATCTGTGCACTGGAACGCCGAATGCTTTTCAAATCCATCACCACCTATGTCGACCACCGGGTTTGGCAGGACGTTTATCACACAACATTTCACGGATTGGAGATTTACATAAAAGTGTCTTACCGCCCCGGCGGTTGA